One stretch of Natronobacterium gregoryi SP2 DNA includes these proteins:
- a CDS encoding DUF7551 domain-containing protein, with product MVGTTLVDIRKYITSLSSDSGRYYLVCARTGDRPVPTRGLSFESRSTARAAARATEQYRTTLRRYDPRLPSYDVVVCERSRERPADGESTGSPRLSSTLSTPVEVGAGRNRMRSAEHSPDDSLIDFCHTVAAAVFETIAESSHDDLEKTIMDTYVDLAERIEQTNELCLCLLESMAAELATTLTPDEQRRLLSTTVQRLPPAPSAADPIASTLSRLQTVSLLEGYAIRSRSGELETGVRAWTVSIDGYAFDGATKGENRPIVTLPLTLELFRQYPTRQLTISDVERPESDPATCRVRITTESVERSPSLVQATEVTRR from the coding sequence ATGGTTGGAACGACACTCGTGGACATTCGCAAGTATATCACGTCGCTCTCGAGTGATTCCGGACGATACTATCTCGTCTGTGCCCGAACCGGCGATCGACCGGTTCCTACCAGAGGACTGTCCTTCGAGAGCCGCTCGACGGCTCGAGCGGCGGCACGCGCGACCGAACAGTACAGGACGACGCTCCGGCGATACGATCCACGACTTCCGTCCTACGACGTCGTCGTCTGTGAACGATCTCGAGAGAGACCAGCCGACGGCGAATCGACCGGCTCGCCCCGATTGTCGTCGACTCTTTCCACCCCGGTCGAAGTCGGTGCCGGCCGGAATCGGATGCGTTCGGCGGAACACTCTCCCGACGATTCGCTGATCGATTTCTGCCACACCGTCGCCGCTGCAGTGTTCGAGACGATCGCCGAATCGTCTCACGACGACCTCGAGAAAACCATCATGGACACGTACGTCGATCTCGCCGAGCGAATCGAGCAGACGAACGAACTCTGTCTCTGCCTGCTCGAGAGTATGGCCGCGGAGCTAGCGACGACGCTTACACCTGACGAACAGCGACGCCTTCTCTCGACGACCGTGCAACGACTCCCTCCCGCCCCGTCAGCCGCCGATCCGATCGCATCGACGCTGTCCCGGTTGCAGACCGTGTCGCTCCTCGAGGGATATGCTATCCGCTCTCGGTCGGGCGAGTTGGAGACGGGCGTACGCGCATGGACGGTCTCGATCGACGGATACGCGTTCGATGGGGCCACAAAGGGAGAGAATCGTCCCATCGTGACGCTTCCGCTCACCCTCGAGTTGTTTCGACAGTATCCGACCCGACAGCTGACTATCTCCGATGTCGAACGCCCCGAATCTGATCCTGCTACCTGTCGGGTACGGATTACGACCGAGTCGGTGGAACGTTCTCCGAGTCTGGTCCAGGCAACCGAGGTGACTCGCCGATGA
- a CDS encoding non-histone chromosomal MC1 family protein, which yields MVREDGKRNFALRESDGEEDSVFSGNTPRQAALKAARRLEPGPTEDDADRVELRLREKGTDKVHIYDGWAWEETAPDDKPDWMPEEITEANVSKKGIEHLDE from the coding sequence ATGGTACGCGAAGACGGGAAACGAAACTTTGCATTGCGCGAATCGGACGGAGAAGAGGACAGCGTCTTCTCTGGGAACACGCCCCGACAGGCAGCGCTGAAGGCCGCACGGCGACTCGAGCCGGGTCCAACCGAAGACGACGCCGACCGCGTCGAACTCCGACTTCGAGAGAAAGGCACCGACAAAGTCCACATCTACGACGGTTGGGCCTGGGAGGAGACGGCACCCGACGACAAGCCCGACTGGATGCCCGAGGAGATCACGGAGGCAAACGTCTCCAAGAAGGGTATCGAACACCTCGACGAGTGA
- the pheA gene encoding prephenate dehydratase — protein sequence MNAATLGPAGTYSHRATTAIADDDEIDFRQSVTAIVDAVAGGDYDRGVVPIENSIEGSVTESLDALAEYDIAVVREIVTPIRHALLAQGPEFDTIASHSQALAQCRSHLEREHPDATLEAVASTAQGVEFARDDPSMAGIGHPANASNGTDLEVLAEDIQDQDSNATRFFAVAPADERSKGGGKTSLVVYPNANYPGLLLELLEPFAGRSINLTRVESRPSGQRLGDYVFHVDIEAGLYEARTTEALEAVENLAENGWVRRLGSYDTEHVVE from the coding sequence ATGAACGCAGCCACGCTCGGTCCTGCAGGGACCTACTCACACCGGGCGACGACCGCTATCGCCGACGACGACGAAATCGACTTCCGGCAGTCGGTGACTGCGATCGTCGACGCCGTCGCCGGCGGCGACTACGATCGCGGCGTCGTCCCCATCGAGAACAGCATCGAGGGCTCCGTGACAGAGAGTCTGGACGCCCTCGCCGAGTACGACATCGCCGTCGTCCGCGAGATTGTCACCCCGATCAGACACGCCCTACTCGCCCAGGGGCCGGAGTTCGACACGATCGCCAGCCACTCCCAGGCGCTCGCGCAGTGTCGCTCCCACCTCGAGCGAGAACACCCTGACGCCACCCTCGAGGCGGTCGCAAGCACCGCCCAGGGAGTCGAGTTCGCTCGTGACGATCCCTCGATGGCCGGAATCGGCCACCCCGCAAACGCCAGCAACGGCACCGACCTCGAGGTACTCGCGGAGGACATCCAGGATCAGGACTCGAACGCGACGCGGTTCTTCGCCGTCGCGCCGGCCGACGAGCGCTCGAAGGGCGGCGGCAAAACCTCGCTGGTCGTCTATCCGAACGCCAACTACCCAGGCCTGTTGCTCGAGTTACTCGAGCCGTTTGCCGGCCGATCGATCAACCTGACCCGCGTCGAATCCCGGCCGAGCGGGCAGCGACTCGGGGACTACGTCTTCCACGTCGACATCGAAGCCGGCCTCTACGAGGCCCGGACGACAGAAGCACTCGAGGCCGTCGAGAACCTGGCAGAGAACGGCTGGGTGCGACGGCTGGGATCGTACGATACGGAACACGTCGTCGAGTGA
- a CDS encoding peroxiredoxin gives MPLEEGTDAPTVSARNQDGETVTLEFEEPTVLYFYPRDDTPGCTIEANQFQRERETYRDAGVEIYGVSTDDVDSHQDFCEQEGLEFDLLADPDEEISDAFDVPRREGRGGLPAAERTTFVLDEGKVKAVSKNVDPDGHARDVLLETVDEGIVSLPE, from the coding sequence ATGCCACTCGAGGAGGGGACGGACGCACCGACAGTCAGCGCACGGAACCAGGACGGCGAGACGGTCACGCTCGAGTTCGAGGAGCCGACAGTCCTTTATTTCTATCCGCGCGACGACACGCCGGGGTGTACGATCGAGGCGAACCAGTTCCAGCGCGAGCGCGAGACCTACCGCGACGCCGGCGTCGAAATCTACGGCGTCTCGACCGACGACGTCGACTCCCATCAGGACTTTTGTGAACAGGAGGGACTCGAGTTCGACCTGCTTGCCGACCCCGACGAAGAGATATCCGACGCGTTCGACGTGCCCCGCCGGGAAGGTAGGGGCGGCCTGCCGGCCGCCGAACGTACGACGTTCGTCCTCGACGAGGGGAAGGTAAAAGCCGTCTCCAAGAACGTCGATCCCGACGGCCACGCCCGCGACGTGTTGCTCGAAACCGTCGACGAGGGGATCGTGTCGCTGCCGGAATAA
- a CDS encoding Hsp20/alpha crystallin family protein has translation MRRNPFDEIEEMLDRVSRQVEEGMTSGGLQVPGSVPADVADTGEEYVVTADLPGYETNDIDLTLSEGTLRLDASREDDLEFAEGEYIRRERTRKTASRRIRLPEPVEEEEVSAGYENGVLTVRLPKVGGVDESKEIDIE, from the coding sequence ATGCGACGCAATCCGTTCGACGAAATCGAGGAAATGCTCGACCGCGTCAGCCGCCAGGTCGAGGAGGGGATGACCAGCGGCGGCCTGCAGGTCCCGGGATCGGTTCCGGCCGACGTCGCCGACACCGGCGAGGAGTACGTCGTCACCGCCGACCTGCCCGGCTACGAGACCAACGACATCGACCTGACGCTCTCGGAGGGCACCCTGCGTCTCGACGCGAGCCGCGAGGACGACCTCGAGTTCGCCGAGGGTGAGTACATTCGCCGCGAACGGACCCGCAAGACGGCGAGTCGCCGGATTCGACTCCCGGAGCCGGTCGAGGAAGAAGAGGTTTCTGCCGGCTACGAGAACGGCGTTCTCACGGTTCGACTGCCGAAGGTCGGCGGAGTCGACGAGTCGAAGGAGATCGACATCGAGTAG
- the leuS gene encoding leucine--tRNA ligase, whose translation MSDAGYDHAEVEQRWQEAWDDADAYRTPDDVEDPTYVLGMYPYPSGKLHMGHVRNYTITDAYARYRRMQGDDVLHPMGWDAFGLPAENAAKDRDTNPRDWTVDCIDTMRDQMNAMGFGYDWDREVTTCTPEYYQWNQWLFSRFHDEDLVERRDAEVNWCPECETVLADEQVEGEAELCWRCDTPVEQRELEQWFLQITEYADELLEAIDGLEGWPNSVRQMQRNWIGRQYGSEVDFEVEGYGPVTAFTTRLDTIYGATFFALAPDHPISEELAEEDEDVRHFVEHEADPEGDEPNGVATDLTATNPATGEEIPVYVADFVLSDVGTGALMAVPGHDDRDHAFAEKMGEEIVPVVAPEPEDGDELEAPDVSEEAVTDDGVLVNSGDYSGLDSETARERLTEDIESAEHATQYQLRDWGISRQRYWGTPIPVVHCHDDCGAVLVPEEDLPVELPKFINTTGNPLDAAEEWKQTSCPECGGDATRETDTMDTFVDSSWYFLRYASPGLEEAPFDVEQANDWMPVDQYVGGIEHAVMHLLYSRFFTKVLADHESLEHREPFVNYLPQGMVLLEGSKMSKSKGNVVSPQRIVEEYGADTARLFMMQAAQPERDFDWSEEGVRSTNAFLTRLKEMVEEFVENEPDGEDDAVASYVDAEVDATIAIADAEYDDLTFNRALRETQDLTRTLRQYADYTEPHADTYERGLSAVVRLLAPVSPHLAEELWSELGNDDFVLDAPWPTAEVDRDHVRKRRQLVENTREDVRDIVEVAGIEDPQQIDVVVSPEWKYDALEIAIESDADNLIGKLMQESHIREQGDAAADYGQDLQVEREALEYTLDPEEEYAALESAAWLLEREFGADIRVVEAGEVDESVLKNAEPGRPAIEIED comes from the coding sequence ATGAGCGACGCCGGTTACGATCACGCCGAAGTCGAACAGCGCTGGCAAGAGGCGTGGGACGACGCGGACGCCTACCGAACGCCCGACGACGTCGAGGACCCGACGTACGTCCTCGGGATGTACCCCTACCCGTCGGGCAAGCTCCATATGGGCCACGTCCGCAACTACACGATTACGGACGCCTACGCCCGCTACCGGCGAATGCAGGGCGACGACGTCCTCCACCCGATGGGCTGGGACGCATTCGGCCTCCCGGCCGAGAACGCGGCCAAGGACCGCGACACCAACCCACGGGACTGGACGGTCGACTGCATCGACACGATGCGCGACCAGATGAACGCGATGGGATTCGGGTACGACTGGGACCGCGAGGTCACCACCTGCACGCCCGAATACTACCAGTGGAACCAGTGGCTCTTCTCGCGGTTCCACGACGAAGACCTCGTCGAGCGCCGCGACGCCGAGGTCAACTGGTGCCCCGAGTGCGAGACCGTCCTCGCCGACGAGCAGGTCGAGGGCGAGGCCGAACTCTGCTGGCGCTGTGATACCCCCGTCGAACAGCGCGAACTCGAGCAGTGGTTCCTGCAGATCACCGAGTACGCAGACGAACTGCTCGAGGCCATCGACGGCCTCGAGGGGTGGCCCAATTCGGTGCGCCAGATGCAGCGAAACTGGATCGGCCGCCAGTACGGGAGCGAGGTCGACTTCGAAGTGGAAGGCTACGGACCGGTCACGGCCTTCACCACGCGCCTCGACACCATCTACGGCGCGACCTTCTTCGCGCTCGCACCCGACCACCCGATCAGCGAGGAACTCGCCGAGGAAGACGAGGACGTTCGCCACTTCGTCGAACACGAGGCCGACCCCGAAGGAGACGAACCCAACGGCGTCGCAACCGATCTGACCGCGACGAACCCCGCCACCGGCGAGGAGATTCCGGTCTACGTCGCCGACTTCGTCCTCTCGGACGTCGGGACGGGCGCGCTGATGGCCGTCCCCGGCCACGACGACCGCGACCACGCCTTCGCCGAGAAGATGGGCGAGGAGATCGTTCCGGTCGTCGCCCCCGAGCCCGAAGACGGCGACGAACTCGAAGCGCCGGACGTCAGCGAGGAGGCCGTTACCGACGATGGCGTGCTCGTCAACTCCGGTGACTACTCCGGGCTGGACAGCGAGACGGCCCGCGAACGGCTGACCGAGGACATCGAGAGCGCCGAGCACGCGACACAGTACCAGCTCCGGGACTGGGGAATCTCCCGCCAGCGTTACTGGGGGACGCCGATCCCGGTCGTCCACTGTCACGACGACTGCGGGGCCGTTCTCGTGCCCGAGGAAGACCTCCCCGTCGAGTTGCCGAAGTTCATCAACACCACCGGGAACCCGCTGGACGCAGCCGAGGAGTGGAAGCAGACGTCCTGTCCCGAGTGTGGTGGCGACGCCACGCGCGAAACGGACACGATGGACACCTTCGTCGACTCCTCGTGGTACTTCCTGCGGTACGCCTCGCCCGGACTCGAGGAGGCTCCTTTCGACGTAGAGCAAGCGAACGACTGGATGCCGGTCGACCAGTACGTCGGAGGCATCGAACACGCCGTGATGCACCTGCTGTACTCGCGGTTCTTCACGAAGGTCCTCGCGGACCACGAAAGCCTCGAGCACCGCGAGCCGTTCGTCAACTACCTCCCCCAGGGGATGGTCCTGCTGGAGGGCTCGAAGATGTCCAAGTCGAAGGGCAACGTCGTCTCGCCCCAGCGAATCGTCGAGGAGTATGGCGCGGACACCGCCCGACTCTTCATGATGCAGGCCGCCCAGCCCGAGCGTGACTTCGACTGGAGCGAGGAGGGTGTCCGTTCGACGAACGCCTTCCTCACGCGGCTGAAGGAGATGGTCGAAGAGTTCGTCGAGAACGAACCGGACGGCGAAGACGACGCCGTCGCCAGCTACGTCGACGCGGAGGTCGACGCGACGATCGCCATCGCCGACGCGGAGTACGACGACCTCACGTTCAACAGGGCGCTGCGTGAAACCCAGGATCTGACGCGGACGCTGCGACAGTACGCCGACTACACCGAACCCCACGCCGACACCTACGAGCGCGGCCTCTCCGCGGTCGTCCGGCTGCTGGCTCCCGTCTCACCGCACCTCGCCGAAGAGCTATGGAGCGAACTGGGCAACGACGACTTCGTCCTCGACGCGCCGTGGCCGACCGCCGAGGTCGACCGCGATCACGTCCGGAAACGACGCCAACTCGTCGAGAACACCCGCGAGGACGTCCGCGACATCGTCGAGGTCGCCGGCATCGAAGACCCCCAGCAGATCGACGTCGTCGTCTCCCCCGAGTGGAAGTACGACGCCTTAGAGATCGCGATCGAATCGGACGCCGACAACCTGATCGGCAAACTCATGCAGGAGTCACACATCCGCGAACAGGGCGACGCAGCGGCCGACTACGGCCAGGACCTGCAGGTCGAACGCGAGGCCCTCGAGTACACGCTCGATCCCGAGGAAGAGTACGCTGCCCTCGAGTCGGCTGCGTGGCTGTTAGAGCGGGAGTTCGGGGCCGACATTCGAGTCGTCGAGGCCGGCGAGGTCGACGAAAGCGTCCTGAAAAACGCCGAACCCGGCCGGCCGGCGATCGAGATCGAGGACTGA
- a CDS encoding ArsR/SmtB family transcription factor yields the protein MDLAGRLVQRLREKPDDPTVVGLEGEDADRVFDALGSETSRAVLQTCYEEGRTRSELAAELETTVQNVGYHVDKLESADLLEPVETRYGENGREVTVYEPSKRAVVVAAGEPGLVGRLAEAVDRLFAPIVLAGLVAMAAGVVDRGPERIGMLADDAVRTELIASTPGTAAAVVTFLVGVFVVLVADRLGAFGRAEDRRRTGLARLLLGRSSESTRRYAVSVLAGALVTFLALDLVAAGTGHRLSLAAWLFVQLAIPLGVIAAAGIAYANDGLILGWAAASAPFVGLWSYLVAGELVRSGIDPILVALGPAAVAIAAAPLGSLAYLVGRTVAAWRGVGEPLSRRPVAMLVAHPFVTLAVVASWLG from the coding sequence ATGGATCTCGCCGGCCGACTCGTACAGCGTCTCCGCGAAAAACCCGACGACCCGACCGTCGTCGGCTTAGAGGGCGAAGACGCCGACCGGGTGTTCGACGCGCTCGGCTCCGAGACCTCTCGCGCCGTTCTCCAGACCTGCTACGAGGAGGGCCGGACGCGGTCGGAACTGGCCGCGGAACTCGAGACGACCGTCCAGAACGTCGGCTATCACGTCGACAAACTCGAGTCCGCGGACCTGCTCGAGCCCGTCGAGACGCGGTACGGCGAGAACGGTCGGGAAGTGACCGTCTACGAGCCGTCGAAACGCGCGGTCGTGGTCGCGGCGGGCGAACCCGGGCTGGTCGGTCGGCTGGCCGAGGCGGTCGACCGGCTGTTCGCGCCGATCGTGCTCGCGGGGCTGGTCGCGATGGCGGCTGGCGTCGTCGACCGCGGACCGGAACGGATCGGGATGCTCGCCGACGACGCTGTGCGAACGGAACTGATAGCGTCGACGCCGGGAACGGCTGCCGCCGTCGTGACCTTCCTCGTCGGCGTCTTCGTCGTCCTCGTGGCCGACCGACTCGGCGCGTTCGGCCGTGCCGAGGACAGGCGTCGTACTGGACTTGCACGGCTGTTGCTCGGTCGCAGTAGCGAATCGACGCGCCGGTACGCCGTCTCGGTTCTCGCCGGTGCTCTCGTGACCTTCCTCGCACTCGATCTCGTCGCCGCCGGTACTGGACACAGACTGTCGCTTGCGGCCTGGCTGTTCGTGCAACTGGCGATCCCGCTTGGCGTGATCGCTGCGGCCGGAATCGCGTACGCGAACGACGGACTGATCCTGGGGTGGGCGGCCGCGAGCGCGCCGTTCGTCGGTCTCTGGAGCTACCTCGTTGCTGGCGAACTCGTCCGCAGCGGAATCGACCCGATCCTGGTCGCACTGGGGCCTGCCGCCGTCGCCATCGCCGCCGCGCCGCTTGGCTCGCTCGCGTATCTCGTCGGTCGCACCGTTGCTGCGTGGCGGGGGGTTGGAGAACCACTCTCGAGGCGACCGGTTGCGATGCTCGTGGCCCACCCATTCGTTACGCTCGCTGTCGTCGCCAGCTGGCTTGGCTGA